From a region of the Haloferax volcanii DS2 genome:
- the uvrA gene encoding excinuclease ABC subunit UvrA yields MSKDYIEVRGAEEHNLKNLDVRIPRETFTVVTGLSGSGKSSLAFDTVYAEGQRRYIESLSAYARNFLGQMDKPKVEAVEGLSPAISIDQKNGANNPRSTVGTVTELHDYLRLLYARVGTQYDPITGAEVGEQSAQDMVDQILELPEGTRAKVVAPVVRDQKGEFKDLFSDLVSEGYARVEVDGEEFDLSFETPDLDKNYDHTIDVVVDRVKVAPEARSRIADSVETALEEAGGVLKLIVPDPPADLPFASNTRSTGSLAGEGDDRLVVEFSEELGNPNSSFRFSEIETRSFSFNSPHGACPECEGLGKAKEVDPDLVVTDPSKPLKHVFEPWSYNRTYYRRQLDNVADHFGVSVDTPFEELSDEVQDAFLFGTSEDVVFEWTTKNGTRHKEHPFEGVVGNLERRHVETDSDRTRDHIEEFMAVTTCPDCNGSRLKEQSRHVRVGGTTLPEVNRMTIAGALEHFEGLEADLSERHRTIAQEILKEIRARLGFMTEVGLEYLTLDREAATLSGGESQRIRLATQVGSGLVGVLYVLDEPSIGLHQRDNDKLLNTLEGLRDLGNTLIVVEHDEETMRRADEIIDMGPGPGKRGGEVVAQGDFDDIVAADDSITADYLSGRKDIDVPESRREGDGELVVRGARQHNLDDLDVPIPLETFTAVTGVSGSGKSTLMHEILYKGLARRMNDNTSVDPGEHDAIEGYDDIETVRLIDQSPIGRTPRSNPATYTGVFDYVRELFAETKLSKQRGYEKGRFSFNVKGGRCEACKGQGNVKIEMNFLSDVYVPCEECNGARYNAETLDVTYKDKTIADVLDMEVDEALDFFEANSQIRRRLQLLHDVGLGYMQLGQPSTTLSGGEAQRVKLAEELGKKQTGDTLYLLDEPTTGLHKEDERKLIEVLQRLVDNGNTVLVVEHELDLVKNADHIVDLGPEGGAGGGTIVASGTPEEIAANPDSHTGRYLRDYLPDVDEEGPRSDRRKPAKVTNDDD; encoded by the coding sequence ATGAGCAAGGACTACATCGAGGTTCGCGGTGCCGAAGAGCACAACCTCAAGAACCTCGACGTTCGCATCCCCCGCGAGACGTTCACCGTCGTCACCGGCCTGTCGGGGTCAGGCAAGTCCTCCCTCGCGTTCGACACCGTCTACGCGGAGGGCCAGCGGCGGTACATCGAGTCGCTTTCGGCCTACGCGCGGAACTTCCTCGGGCAGATGGACAAGCCGAAAGTCGAGGCCGTCGAGGGCCTCTCGCCCGCCATCTCCATCGACCAGAAGAACGGGGCCAACAACCCCCGGTCGACCGTCGGGACCGTCACCGAACTCCACGACTACCTCCGCCTCCTGTACGCCCGCGTGGGCACCCAGTACGACCCCATCACGGGCGCGGAGGTCGGCGAGCAGTCCGCACAGGACATGGTCGACCAGATTCTCGAACTCCCCGAAGGGACCCGCGCGAAGGTCGTCGCGCCGGTCGTCCGCGACCAGAAAGGCGAGTTCAAAGACCTGTTTTCGGACCTCGTCTCCGAGGGCTACGCCCGCGTCGAGGTCGACGGCGAGGAGTTCGACCTCTCGTTCGAGACGCCCGACCTCGACAAGAACTACGACCACACCATCGACGTGGTGGTCGACCGCGTGAAAGTCGCGCCCGAGGCGCGCTCCCGCATCGCCGACTCCGTCGAGACCGCGCTTGAGGAGGCCGGCGGCGTCCTCAAACTCATCGTCCCCGACCCGCCGGCGGACCTGCCCTTCGCCTCCAACACCCGGTCGACCGGGTCGCTCGCGGGCGAGGGCGACGACCGCCTCGTCGTCGAGTTCTCCGAGGAACTCGGCAACCCGAACTCGTCGTTCCGATTCTCCGAAATCGAGACGCGCTCGTTCTCGTTCAACAGCCCCCACGGGGCCTGCCCGGAGTGTGAGGGCCTCGGCAAGGCCAAGGAGGTCGACCCCGACCTCGTCGTCACCGACCCCTCGAAGCCGCTGAAGCACGTCTTCGAGCCGTGGAGCTACAACCGGACGTACTACCGCCGCCAGCTCGACAACGTCGCGGACCACTTCGGCGTCAGCGTCGACACGCCGTTCGAGGAACTTTCCGACGAGGTGCAGGACGCCTTCCTGTTCGGCACGAGCGAGGACGTGGTGTTCGAGTGGACGACGAAAAACGGCACGCGCCACAAGGAACACCCCTTCGAGGGCGTCGTCGGCAACCTCGAACGCCGTCACGTCGAGACGGACTCCGACCGGACGCGCGACCACATCGAGGAGTTCATGGCCGTCACGACCTGCCCCGACTGCAACGGCTCGCGGCTCAAAGAGCAGTCCCGGCACGTCCGCGTCGGCGGCACGACGCTCCCCGAGGTCAACCGCATGACCATCGCGGGCGCGCTCGAACACTTCGAGGGCCTCGAAGCCGACCTCTCGGAGCGCCACCGGACCATCGCACAGGAGATTCTCAAGGAGATTCGCGCCCGCCTCGGCTTCATGACCGAAGTCGGCCTCGAATACCTCACCTTGGACCGCGAGGCCGCCACGCTCTCGGGCGGCGAGTCCCAGCGCATCCGCCTCGCCACGCAGGTCGGCTCCGGCCTCGTGGGCGTCCTCTACGTCCTCGACGAGCCGTCCATCGGCCTCCACCAGCGCGACAACGACAAGCTGCTCAACACGCTCGAAGGCCTCCGCGACCTCGGTAACACGCTCATCGTCGTCGAACACGACGAGGAGACGATGCGCCGGGCCGACGAAATCATCGACATGGGTCCCGGTCCGGGCAAGCGCGGCGGCGAGGTCGTCGCGCAGGGCGACTTCGACGACATCGTCGCGGCCGACGACTCCATCACGGCCGACTACCTCTCGGGCCGCAAGGACATCGACGTGCCCGAGAGCCGCCGCGAGGGCGACGGCGAACTCGTCGTCCGCGGCGCGCGCCAGCACAACCTCGACGACCTCGACGTGCCGATTCCCCTCGAGACGTTCACGGCCGTCACCGGCGTCTCGGGGTCGGGCAAGTCCACCCTGATGCACGAGATTCTCTACAAGGGGCTCGCCCGTCGGATGAACGACAACACCTCCGTCGACCCCGGCGAGCACGACGCCATCGAGGGCTACGACGACATCGAGACGGTGCGGCTCATCGACCAGTCGCCCATCGGCCGCACCCCGCGGTCGAACCCGGCGACGTACACCGGCGTCTTCGACTACGTCCGCGAGCTGTTCGCGGAGACGAAGCTCTCGAAACAGCGCGGCTACGAGAAGGGGCGGTTCTCCTTCAACGTCAAGGGCGGCCGCTGTGAGGCCTGCAAGGGACAGGGCAACGTCAAAATCGAGATGAACTTCCTCTCGGACGTGTACGTGCCCTGCGAGGAGTGCAACGGCGCGCGCTACAACGCCGAGACGCTCGACGTGACGTACAAGGACAAGACCATCGCCGACGTGCTCGACATGGAAGTCGACGAGGCGCTCGACTTCTTCGAGGCGAACTCGCAGATTCGCCGCCGCCTCCAACTGCTCCACGACGTGGGCCTCGGCTACATGCAGCTCGGCCAGCCGTCGACCACGCTCTCCGGCGGCGAGGCCCAGCGCGTCAAACTCGCGGAAGAACTCGGCAAGAAGCAGACCGGCGACACGCTGTATCTGCTCGACGAGCCGACGACGGGTCTCCACAAGGAAGACGAGCGGAAGCTCATCGAGGTGCTCCAGCGCCTCGTCGACAACGGCAACACCGTGCTCGTGGTCGAACACGAACTCGACCTCGTGAAGAACGCCGACCACATCGTCGACCTCGGCCCCGAGGGCGGCGCGGGCGGCGGCACGATTGTCGCCAGCGGCACGCCCGAGGAAATCGCCGCGAACCCCGACTCCCACACGGGCCGGTACCTCCGCGACTACCTCCCCGACGTGGACGAGGAGGGGCCGCGGTCGGACCGCCGCAAGCCCGCGAAAGTGACGAACGACGACGACTGA
- a CDS encoding DUF5611 family protein has protein sequence MKEYKMRRGETLEERIPDMEATVEDYFGPITGTEEFKGSDLYVVGEPKNPVFTRIVAGAVKYSGKKDKLAVNFEEADPADLAPEDLEAAGEAVSAKNDFLLEATGRDAKSRRDSMKRAVEDDAPDV, from the coding sequence ATGAAGGAGTACAAGATGCGTCGTGGGGAGACGCTCGAAGAGCGAATTCCGGACATGGAAGCGACGGTCGAAGACTACTTCGGCCCCATCACCGGCACCGAGGAGTTCAAAGGCAGCGACCTCTACGTCGTCGGCGAGCCCAAGAACCCCGTGTTCACCCGCATCGTCGCCGGCGCGGTCAAGTACAGCGGCAAGAAAGACAAACTCGCGGTCAACTTCGAGGAGGCCGACCCGGCCGACCTCGCTCCCGAAGACCTCGAAGCCGCCGGCGAGGCCGTCAGCGCGAAAAACGACTTCCTCCTGGAGGCGACGGGCCGCGACGCGAAGTCCCGCCGCGATTCGATGAAGCGCGCGGTCGAAGACGACGCGCCCGACGTCTGA
- the ygfZ gene encoding CAF17-like 4Fe-4S cluster assembly/insertion protein YgfZ has protein sequence MTLVADIHEAHGATFETRGGIEVVSHYGRPGRTHRAVRNGVGVIEHGYGVVVVEGEDRVDYVDNAVTDTVPDEDGEGVYALLLDPDGRIETEMYVYNAGERLLIFTPRDRAEPLVEEWGSKTFLQRVKIRDASDEFGVFGVHGPQSTEKVASILSGAGAPEPELSFVRGSIGGELGVTVVASDNPTGEEGYDVICRAKDAEDVLDALLFYGNPSVPVGYRTWDSLTAEAGTPLFESELRGNVPNVAGVRNALDFDKGCFVGQELVSKIENRGRPSRRLVGFRADALPDSGAEVSADGESVGTVTRAVESPMLDAPIGFALVDYGLDTDALKVAVDGDRVEATRESLPFVEGSAVSARLPTYPGEN, from the coding sequence ATGACACTCGTCGCCGACATCCACGAGGCACACGGTGCGACGTTCGAGACGCGCGGCGGAATCGAGGTCGTGAGCCACTACGGCCGCCCCGGGCGGACCCACCGCGCCGTCAGAAACGGCGTCGGCGTCATCGAACACGGCTACGGCGTGGTCGTCGTCGAGGGCGAAGACCGGGTCGACTACGTCGACAACGCGGTGACGGACACCGTCCCCGACGAGGACGGAGAGGGCGTCTACGCCCTGCTTCTCGACCCCGACGGCCGCATCGAGACGGAGATGTACGTCTACAACGCGGGCGAGCGCCTGCTGATTTTCACCCCGCGGGACCGCGCCGAACCGCTCGTCGAGGAGTGGGGCTCGAAGACGTTCCTCCAGCGCGTCAAGATACGCGACGCCTCCGACGAGTTCGGCGTCTTCGGCGTCCACGGCCCCCAGTCGACCGAGAAGGTGGCGAGCATCCTCTCGGGGGCGGGCGCGCCGGAGCCGGAGCTCTCCTTCGTCCGCGGCTCCATCGGCGGCGAACTCGGCGTCACGGTCGTCGCCTCCGACAACCCGACCGGCGAGGAGGGCTACGACGTCATCTGCCGCGCGAAGGACGCCGAAGACGTGCTCGACGCGCTCCTGTTCTACGGCAACCCCTCGGTCCCCGTGGGCTATCGGACGTGGGACAGTCTCACCGCCGAGGCCGGCACGCCGCTTTTCGAGTCGGAACTCCGCGGCAACGTCCCGAACGTCGCCGGCGTCCGCAACGCGCTGGACTTCGATAAGGGCTGTTTCGTCGGGCAGGAACTCGTCTCGAAGATAGAAAACCGCGGGCGACCCTCGCGCCGGCTCGTCGGCTTCCGCGCCGACGCCCTCCCCGACTCGGGTGCCGAGGTCTCGGCGGACGGCGAGTCGGTCGGCACCGTCACCCGCGCCGTCGAGAGCCCGATGCTCGACGCGCCCATCGGCTTCGCGCTCGTCGACTACGGCCTCGATACCGACGCCCTGAAAGTCGCGGTCGACGGCGACCGCGTCGAGGCGACCCGCGAGTCGCTCCCGTTCGTCGAGGGGAGCGCGGTGTCGGCGCGGCTGCCGACGTATCCGGGCGAGAACTAG
- a CDS encoding DUF6432 family protein — protein sequence MRARREFRNRRDIEVAVLDALVDRHDEGMTVFELRAAVDADIDTIEEALSALKDESLIVVEEADTGVLIHADERVVPDPSEAVEEDASLFERLRERFGL from the coding sequence ATGAGAGCGAGGCGGGAGTTTCGGAACCGCCGCGACATCGAGGTCGCGGTGCTCGACGCGCTCGTCGACCGCCACGACGAGGGGATGACGGTGTTCGAACTCCGTGCCGCCGTGGACGCCGACATCGACACCATCGAAGAGGCGCTGTCGGCGCTGAAAGACGAGAGCCTCATCGTGGTCGAAGAGGCCGACACGGGGGTCCTCATTCACGCCGACGAGCGCGTCGTTCCGGACCCGAGCGAAGCCGTCGAAGAGGACGCGTCGCTGTTCGAGAGACTCCGCGAGCGGTTCGGGCTCTGA
- a CDS encoding universal stress protein: MAIETILLAVGAGDAERIDRLAEETIDVAGPTGATVVIGHVFTKDEYDDALDNLDFDITAEEVSADDVARRHATVRELTRRFDDADIDYVIHGRVGHHGEKLVELAGEVDADRLVVGGRKRSPTGKAVFGSVAQEVMLEASCPVTFVRADTK; the protein is encoded by the coding sequence ATGGCTATCGAAACTATCCTGCTCGCGGTCGGCGCGGGCGACGCCGAGCGCATCGACAGACTCGCCGAGGAGACAATCGACGTGGCCGGGCCGACCGGCGCGACGGTCGTCATCGGGCACGTCTTCACGAAAGACGAGTACGACGACGCGCTCGACAACCTCGATTTCGATATCACGGCCGAGGAGGTTTCGGCGGACGACGTGGCCCGACGACACGCCACCGTCCGCGAACTCACGCGCCGCTTCGACGACGCAGACATCGACTACGTCATCCACGGCCGGGTCGGCCACCACGGCGAGAAACTCGTCGAACTCGCGGGCGAGGTCGACGCCGACCGCCTCGTCGTCGGCGGTCGGAAGCGCTCGCCGACCGGCAAGGCCGTCTTCGGGAGCGTCGCACAGGAGGTCATGCTCGAAGCGTCGTGCCCCGTGACGTTCGTCCGCGCGGACACCAAGTGA
- a CDS encoding DUF7093 family protein, giving the protein MGLTCRLLGHSYGDAETEREREERGDEVVVSIREIQVCSRCGHEQVISENKEVTAIRTPEEVGMTEGEVETAAAGFEPADPQPGVSDAEDAAIETAPDAETRAEADAATAAETDADATPGPAAKQPTEAASADTPDAQPADQPGDQPAASADAGTADAGTADAPPVTDDGIILDDDEEQSATRDRTQWPDEVDEVETDDPTPPADGDDAEFIDADAEAGVETDAEAEPEGSQTRERGAWPDAPGDDEGWNAQPDDGEPVSVSFGGGLTPENNGSSSQQANGQYVEAEGEDDFVRADESNVGNEAPDDAVEYYCPNCGHARGASSSSMRAGDICPECKKGYIAERES; this is encoded by the coding sequence ATGGGACTTACTTGCCGTCTTCTCGGGCACTCCTACGGAGACGCCGAGACGGAACGGGAGCGCGAGGAACGCGGCGACGAGGTGGTCGTCTCGATTCGGGAGATACAGGTCTGCTCGCGGTGCGGACACGAACAGGTCATCAGCGAGAACAAGGAGGTCACGGCCATCCGAACGCCCGAGGAGGTCGGGATGACGGAGGGCGAAGTCGAGACCGCGGCCGCCGGCTTCGAGCCGGCGGACCCGCAGCCCGGCGTCTCCGACGCCGAGGACGCCGCCATCGAGACGGCTCCGGACGCGGAGACGCGGGCCGAAGCCGACGCCGCAACCGCCGCTGAGACGGACGCGGACGCCACCCCGGGCCCCGCGGCGAAACAGCCGACCGAGGCCGCGAGCGCGGATACGCCCGACGCCCAGCCGGCCGACCAACCCGGCGACCAGCCGGCCGCGAGCGCCGACGCCGGCACTGCTGACGCCGGGACCGCCGACGCGCCGCCCGTGACCGACGACGGCATCATCCTCGACGACGACGAAGAGCAGTCGGCCACCCGCGACCGAACGCAGTGGCCCGACGAGGTCGACGAGGTCGAGACCGACGACCCGACGCCGCCGGCCGACGGCGACGACGCGGAGTTCATCGACGCGGACGCCGAGGCGGGCGTCGAGACCGACGCCGAGGCGGAGCCCGAAGGGAGCCAGACCCGCGAACGCGGCGCGTGGCCCGACGCGCCGGGCGACGACGAGGGTTGGAACGCCCAGCCAGACGACGGCGAGCCCGTCTCGGTCTCGTTCGGCGGCGGTCTGACGCCCGAGAACAACGGCTCGTCGAGCCAGCAGGCCAACGGGCAGTACGTCGAGGCGGAGGGCGAAGACGACTTCGTCCGGGCCGACGAGTCGAACGTCGGCAACGAAGCCCCCGACGACGCCGTCGAGTACTACTGTCCGAACTGCGGCCACGCCCGCGGCGCGTCCTCGTCGTCGATGCGGGCCGGCGACATCTGCCCCGAGTGTAAAAAGGGCTACATAGCCGAGCGGGAGTCCTGA
- a CDS encoding geranylgeranyl reductase family protein, protein MYDFAVVGVGPAGARFARRAADAGYDVLALEKGEVGTPLACSGHVSTDIWEYVPDEARDRLFQNRIYGANFRVGGPNSKAYPFYKQSEVSNVIDRVELDRTLADCARDAGADVREGHTVTAVEELDDRVRLTVSVAGEAGTVQFEAKMVAGCDGPTSRVRRALDLPEPSETLHGVLAFDPDPDDGDFVDVHLTVPRFFAWRIPRGDAGVEYGLAAPPGAEVNEMFDALTSTYDVETEHFCSGAIPIGPPDRTTTRRAFLVGDAAAQTKPFTGGGILYGMTAADIAASTIDPDDPETLSAYESAWRDELSREIRLGHLVRRCYSFPEWLQRVGLRSLSGEIGVHMDKPSSFFSREHLKKLL, encoded by the coding sequence ATGTACGATTTCGCCGTCGTCGGCGTCGGTCCCGCCGGCGCGCGGTTCGCCCGCCGCGCGGCCGACGCGGGCTACGACGTGCTCGCGCTGGAGAAAGGCGAGGTCGGGACGCCCCTCGCGTGCTCCGGCCACGTCAGCACCGACATCTGGGAGTACGTCCCCGACGAGGCGCGCGACCGCCTGTTTCAGAACCGCATCTACGGGGCGAACTTCCGCGTCGGCGGCCCGAACTCCAAGGCATACCCGTTCTACAAGCAAAGCGAGGTCTCGAACGTCATCGACCGCGTCGAACTCGACCGCACCCTCGCCGACTGCGCCCGCGACGCCGGCGCTGACGTGCGCGAGGGCCACACCGTCACCGCCGTCGAGGAACTCGACGACCGTGTCCGACTGACCGTGAGCGTGGCCGGCGAGGCCGGCACCGTCCAGTTCGAGGCGAAGATGGTTGCCGGGTGCGACGGCCCCACCTCGCGTGTCCGCCGGGCGCTCGACCTCCCCGAACCGTCGGAGACGCTCCACGGCGTCCTCGCGTTCGACCCCGACCCGGACGACGGCGACTTCGTGGACGTGCACCTCACGGTCCCGCGCTTTTTCGCGTGGCGCATCCCCCGCGGCGACGCCGGCGTCGAGTACGGCCTCGCGGCCCCGCCGGGCGCTGAGGTCAACGAGATGTTCGACGCGCTCACGAGCACCTACGACGTGGAGACGGAACATTTCTGTTCGGGAGCCATTCCCATCGGCCCGCCGGACCGGACGACGACCCGGCGGGCGTTCCTCGTCGGCGACGCGGCCGCGCAGACCAAGCCGTTCACCGGCGGCGGCATCCTCTACGGGATGACCGCGGCCGACATCGCCGCGTCGACCATCGACCCCGACGACCCCGAGACGCTGTCGGCCTACGAGTCGGCGTGGCGCGACGAACTCTCGCGGGAGATTCGGCTGGGCCACCTCGTGCGCCGGTGTTACTCCTTCCCCGAGTGGCTCCAACGGGTCGGCCTCCGGTCGCTGTCGGGCGAAATCGGCGTCCACATGGACAAGCCGAGCTCGTTCTTCTCGCGCGAGCACCTGAAGAAACTGCTCTGA
- a CDS encoding WD40/YVTN/BNR-like repeat-containing protein, protein MQLYAAANGAVLAVAGSPDDSTTRRRLGEHRIECVAADPRAPDRAFCGTFDAGVFRTTDGGASWHAVGTDALPESVTSLAVSPAAPDVVYAGTEPSAVFRSRDGGETWAELAPLSALDSASSWAFPPRPHTHHVRWIEPDPTDADRLFVAVEAGALVRSFDGGETWQDRVASSKRDTHSMATHLDRPGRVWVAAGDGYAETDDAGETWTTPTAGLGHGYCWSVAIDPADPESVLLTAASGPMRAHRVESAAAYLYRRRDSPDDEGDGDESWDRLDETGLPTGSGATRAVLAAGRTGGECYAANDRGLYRTTDFGDSWDRIEVPWDGTRRTAAGLAVVA, encoded by the coding sequence ATGCAGCTCTACGCCGCCGCCAACGGCGCGGTCCTCGCGGTCGCGGGGTCGCCCGACGACTCGACCACCCGCCGGCGACTCGGCGAGCACCGAATCGAGTGCGTCGCGGCCGACCCACGCGCGCCGGACCGGGCGTTCTGCGGGACCTTCGACGCCGGCGTCTTCCGCACGACCGACGGCGGGGCGTCGTGGCACGCGGTCGGCACCGACGCGCTCCCCGAGTCGGTGACGAGCCTCGCCGTCTCTCCGGCCGCCCCCGACGTGGTCTACGCCGGCACCGAGCCCTCGGCCGTCTTCCGCTCCCGCGACGGCGGCGAGACGTGGGCCGAACTCGCGCCGCTTTCGGCCCTCGATTCGGCGTCGTCGTGGGCGTTCCCGCCCCGCCCCCACACCCACCACGTCCGCTGGATAGAGCCGGACCCGACCGACGCCGACCGACTGTTCGTCGCGGTCGAAGCCGGGGCGCTCGTCCGCTCTTTCGACGGCGGGGAGACGTGGCAAGACCGCGTGGCGTCGAGCAAGCGAGACACGCACTCGATGGCGACGCACCTCGACCGGCCGGGTCGCGTCTGGGTCGCCGCGGGCGACGGCTACGCCGAGACCGACGACGCGGGCGAGACGTGGACGACGCCGACCGCGGGGCTCGGCCACGGCTACTGCTGGAGCGTCGCCATCGACCCCGCGGACCCGGAGTCGGTGCTTCTGACGGCCGCCTCCGGGCCGATGCGCGCTCACCGAGTCGAGTCGGCGGCGGCGTACCTCTACCGCAGGCGGGACTCGCCGGACGACGAGGGCGACGGCGACGAGTCGTGGGACCGACTCGACGAGACCGGCCTGCCGACCGGGTCGGGCGCGACCCGCGCGGTCTTGGCCGCCGGGCGAACCGGCGGCGAGTGCTACGCTGCGAACGACCGCGGTCTCTATCGGACGACCGATTTCGGTGACTCGTGGGACCGAATCGAAGTCCCGTGGGACGGGACGCGGCGGACCGCGGCGGGGCTGGCGGTCGTCGCGTAG
- a CDS encoding DUF7562 family protein, whose translation MWRSRTNRDRNRVVCIACGDAVLRSAAREYDKEGNRWERHGKRFEHLCKSCYRGLCHQPREELEGLLGDIEERGISDEEFLLRYFDAVKERYESPGERGR comes from the coding sequence ATGTGGCGCTCCCGGACGAACCGGGACCGGAATCGTGTCGTGTGCATCGCATGCGGTGACGCGGTCCTCCGGTCGGCGGCGCGCGAGTACGACAAAGAGGGGAACCGCTGGGAACGACACGGCAAGCGGTTCGAACACCTCTGTAAGTCCTGTTACCGGGGACTCTGCCACCAGCCCCGCGAGGAACTCGAAGGCCTCCTCGGCGACATCGAAGAACGCGGCATCTCCGACGAGGAGTTCCTGCTTCGCTACTTCGACGCGGTCAAAGAGCGGTACGAATCGCCCGGCGAGCGCGGTCGCTGA
- a CDS encoding RNA-binding protein encodes MKVKSRHHLRSDEIDALCDSIESSLGVALAGDAFEAVEFADADYEVVLVDGEPAVMYVDDQPFLTVKGANQFPPTTNVVTVDAGAVSFVSSGADVMRPGITEADESIEAGDLVVIAEETHGKVLAVGRALEDGADLVGDSGKVVESIHHVGDDLFEFSV; translated from the coding sequence ATGAAGGTCAAGTCCCGCCACCACCTCCGAAGCGACGAGATCGACGCGCTGTGCGACTCCATCGAATCGTCCCTCGGCGTCGCCCTCGCTGGCGACGCGTTCGAGGCGGTCGAGTTCGCGGACGCCGACTACGAGGTCGTCCTCGTCGACGGCGAGCCGGCGGTCATGTACGTCGACGACCAGCCGTTTCTCACGGTCAAGGGCGCGAACCAGTTCCCGCCGACGACGAACGTCGTCACGGTCGACGCTGGCGCGGTCTCGTTCGTCTCCAGCGGGGCCGACGTGATGCGCCCCGGCATCACCGAGGCCGACGAGTCCATCGAGGCGGGCGATCTGGTGGTCATCGCGGAGGAGACCCACGGCAAGGTGCTCGCCGTGGGTCGCGCGCTCGAAGACGGGGCCGACCTCGTCGGTGACTCCGGCAAGGTCGTCGAATCCATCCACCACGTCGGCGACGACCTCTTCGAGTTCTCGGTCTGA
- a CDS encoding cell division protein SepF, protein MGIMSKILGGGGSRTTEDYVELDLDDFDTARGDAGLSVHIAEIGGQQDVIAIKDAVYDGNLVIADITRHTTSDSTMEHIIDDLRQVAREVDGDIVQKGDDQIVITPTGISISRQKLNG, encoded by the coding sequence ATGGGTATCATGAGTAAGATTCTCGGTGGTGGTGGTTCCCGAACGACCGAGGACTACGTCGAACTCGACCTCGACGACTTCGACACCGCTCGCGGCGACGCCGGCCTCTCGGTTCATATCGCCGAAATCGGCGGCCAGCAGGACGTTATCGCCATCAAGGACGCCGTCTACGACGGCAACCTGGTCATCGCGGACATCACCCGCCACACGACCTCCGACAGCACGATGGAGCACATCATCGACGATCTCCGACAGGTCGCGCGCGAGGTCGACGGCGACATCGTCCAGAAAGGCGACGACCAAATCGTCATCACGCCCACGGGCATCTCTATCTCGCGGCAGAAGCTCAACGGCTGA
- a CDS encoding DUF1028 domain-containing protein — protein MTFSICVREPYVDADGDDQHRFGVAVTTRLPGVGALCPFATEHGAVATQALTNVGLGGKGMDYLEDGLAVDDALQALLNADDGRAERQLHGVGSEATFAFTGDDCLGWAGHREGDAYTVAGNLLTGEAVVDATADAYERTAGGDEPLAKRLIDALGSGHAAGGDKRDDLAIQSAAVVVTSTEDREMEPYYNDLRVDATETPLRDLRETFSMAREGYEAALEKYAEA, from the coding sequence ATGACCTTCAGCATCTGCGTCCGCGAGCCGTACGTCGACGCCGACGGCGACGACCAGCACCGCTTCGGCGTCGCCGTGACGACCCGCCTGCCGGGCGTCGGCGCGCTCTGCCCGTTCGCAACCGAACACGGCGCGGTGGCGACACAGGCGCTGACGAACGTCGGACTCGGGGGAAAAGGCATGGACTACCTCGAAGACGGCCTCGCCGTCGACGACGCCTTACAGGCGCTGTTGAACGCCGACGACGGCCGGGCGGAACGACAGCTCCACGGCGTCGGTTCCGAGGCGACGTTCGCTTTCACCGGCGACGACTGCCTCGGCTGGGCGGGCCACCGCGAGGGCGACGCCTACACCGTCGCGGGCAACCTGCTCACGGGCGAGGCGGTCGTCGACGCCACCGCCGACGCGTACGAGCGGACCGCCGGCGGCGACGAGCCGCTCGCGAAACGACTCATCGACGCGCTCGGCTCGGGGCACGCCGCGGGCGGCGACAAGCGCGACGACCTCGCCATCCAGAGCGCGGCCGTCGTCGTGACTTCGACCGAGGACCGCGAGATGGAGCCGTACTACAACGACCTCCGCGTCGACGCGACGGAGACGCCGCTGCGCGACCTGCGGGAGACGTTCTCGATGGCGCGGGAGGGGTACGAGGCGGCGCTGGAGAAGTACGCCGAAGCGTAG